From Barrientosiimonas humi, a single genomic window includes:
- a CDS encoding ABC transporter substrate-binding protein, which translates to MRIVSLLPSATEILHAVGAGEQVVGVTFECDSPPHAREAARIVSTSALPEGLTPAEIDAAVRRLIGAGEDIYRLDRSALRGLAADLVVTQDLCAVCAVDVEEVHDALDFLGCTADVLTADPHRLDEVWESVTTIAAAAGRRSEGERLTAALRTRTAAVAESVAGRRRPGCMVLEWTEPPYAPGHWVPEMVAVAGGRSVLGEAGARSRPTSWRSVAAAEPEAIVVAPCGFDLPRASALTDELLSGDDLPPDVPVWAVDANASFARPGPRLADGVEALARILHPDLGEPDPLIAKRIR; encoded by the coding sequence ATGCGCATCGTCTCCCTGCTCCCCTCGGCCACCGAGATCCTGCACGCCGTCGGCGCCGGGGAGCAGGTCGTCGGCGTGACCTTCGAGTGCGACAGCCCGCCGCACGCCCGCGAGGCCGCGCGCATCGTGTCCACCTCCGCGCTGCCCGAGGGGCTCACGCCGGCCGAGATCGACGCGGCCGTGCGCCGGCTCATCGGAGCCGGTGAGGACATCTACCGCCTCGACCGGTCCGCGCTGCGCGGCCTCGCCGCCGACCTGGTGGTCACCCAGGACCTGTGCGCGGTGTGCGCGGTCGACGTCGAGGAGGTGCACGACGCGCTCGACTTCCTCGGCTGCACCGCCGACGTGCTGACCGCCGACCCGCACCGCCTCGACGAGGTGTGGGAGTCGGTGACGACCATCGCCGCCGCCGCGGGGCGGCGCTCCGAGGGCGAGCGGCTCACCGCCGCGCTGCGCACCCGCACCGCCGCCGTCGCCGAGTCGGTGGCGGGCCGGCGCCGGCCGGGCTGCATGGTGCTGGAGTGGACCGAGCCGCCGTACGCCCCCGGCCACTGGGTGCCCGAGATGGTCGCGGTCGCGGGCGGGCGCAGCGTGCTCGGCGAGGCGGGCGCCCGGTCGCGCCCGACCAGCTGGCGCAGCGTGGCCGCGGCGGAGCCCGAGGCGATCGTCGTCGCCCCGTGCGGGTTCGACCTGCCGCGGGCCAGCGCTCTCACCGACGAGCTGCTGTCCGGTGACGACCTGCCGCCCGACGTGCCGGTCTGGGCGGTCGACGCCAACGCCTCGTTCGCCCGCCCCGGGCCGCGCCTCGCCGACGGCGTCGAGGCCCTCGCGCGGATCCTGCACCCCGACCTGGGCGAGCCGGATCCGTTGATCG
- a CDS encoding LytR C-terminal domain-containing protein, whose product MSGLERARRRRRRRSVTVLIVAALLVLGGFAYALAYWTGMAGGGSTEASPTCTPSPTTTPPESRFTVNVYNSSTRSGEADNFSDALKSRDFTVGAVGNDPYKKKLSGVGEIRYGTAGQAYAERFLKPLLPGATMTQDGRTGTSVDVAIGEQFPTVPSRSATPTPSASC is encoded by the coding sequence ATGTCGGGGCTGGAGCGGGCGCGGCGGCGTCGCCGGCGGCGCTCGGTGACGGTGCTGATCGTCGCGGCGCTGCTGGTGCTGGGCGGCTTCGCGTACGCCCTCGCCTACTGGACCGGCATGGCCGGCGGCGGCAGCACCGAGGCGAGCCCCACCTGCACCCCGTCGCCGACGACGACCCCGCCGGAGTCGCGGTTCACCGTCAACGTCTACAACTCCTCGACCCGCTCGGGCGAGGCCGACAACTTCTCCGACGCGCTGAAGTCGCGCGACTTCACGGTCGGCGCCGTCGGCAACGACCCGTACAAGAAGAAGCTGTCCGGCGTCGGCGAGATCCGGTACGGCACGGCCGGCCAGGCGTACGCCGAGCGGTTCCTCAAGCCGCTGCTGCCCGGCGCGACGATGACCCAGGACGGGCGCACCGGCACCAGCGTCGACGTCGCGATCGGCGAGCAGTTCCCGACCGTGCCGAGCCGCTCGGCGACCCCGACCCCCAGCGCGAGCTGCTGA
- a CDS encoding type II toxin-antitoxin system VapB family antitoxin, which translates to MIFKAVGEGRPYPDHGRTTPRDWSPVAPRMVRLDELITTKRTLDLDRVLDEDSTFFGDLFAHVVEWQGDLYLEDGLHRALRAALEQRPVIHARVLAL; encoded by the coding sequence GTGATCTTCAAGGCTGTCGGCGAGGGGCGCCCGTACCCCGACCACGGTCGAACGACCCCGCGCGACTGGAGCCCCGTCGCGCCGCGGATGGTCCGCCTGGACGAGCTGATCACGACCAAGCGCACCCTCGACCTGGACCGGGTGCTCGACGAGGACTCCACCTTCTTCGGCGACCTGTTCGCCCACGTCGTGGAGTGGCAGGGCGACCTCTACCTCGAGGACGGTCTGCACCGCGCGCTGCGCGCGGCCCTGGAGCAGCGGCCGGTCATCCACGCACGGGTGCTGGCGCTGTGA
- a CDS encoding helicase HerA-like domain-containing protein → MTDASSQLEQIKTGYTFEGGALTLGAAVVDGTADASAQVRLPLASMNRHGLVAGATGTGKTKTLQLMAEQLAGQGVPVFLADIKGDLSGLATAGEGNDKVSARAKEVGQDWAPTAYPVEFLSLGGQGKGVPIRATITSFGPTLLSKVLGLNATQESSLGLVFHYADKNGLALLDLKDLRAVVQFLTSDEGKADLKALGGLSSATAGVILRQLIAFADQGADAFFGEPEFDTADLLRTGPDGKGVISCLELPAVKDKPQLFSTFLMWLLADLFDDLPEVGDPEKPKLVFFFDEAHLLFKDASKPFLDSIEQTVRLIRSKGVGVFFVTQTPKDVPEGVLAQLGNRVQHALRAFTPDDAKALKATVRTYPTTAYDLEKLLTELGTGEAVVTVLSEEGAPTPVAWTRMIAPQSLMAPSPEATVDAAIAASPLAPKYAQPLDRESAYEKLAGKLGGAAGQGAQAGQQAAPADGAPAGQGAPAPAGQPPAEPAKADDPGLVEQVVKSSAFRSALRSAGTVIGREITRSIFGTAKRRR, encoded by the coding sequence GTGACCGACGCGAGCAGCCAACTCGAGCAGATCAAGACCGGCTACACGTTCGAGGGCGGTGCGCTGACCCTCGGAGCGGCGGTCGTCGACGGGACGGCCGACGCCAGCGCGCAGGTACGCCTGCCGCTGGCCTCGATGAACCGGCACGGCCTGGTGGCCGGCGCCACCGGCACCGGCAAGACCAAGACGCTCCAGCTCATGGCCGAGCAGCTCGCCGGGCAGGGCGTGCCGGTCTTCCTCGCCGACATCAAGGGCGACCTCTCGGGCCTGGCCACGGCCGGGGAGGGCAACGACAAGGTCTCGGCCCGCGCGAAGGAGGTCGGGCAGGACTGGGCGCCGACGGCGTACCCCGTGGAGTTCTTGTCGCTCGGCGGCCAGGGCAAGGGCGTCCCGATCCGGGCGACCATCACCTCCTTCGGCCCCACGCTGCTGAGCAAGGTGCTCGGCCTCAACGCCACCCAGGAGTCCAGCCTCGGCCTGGTGTTCCACTACGCCGACAAGAACGGCCTGGCGCTGCTGGACCTGAAGGACCTGCGCGCCGTCGTGCAGTTCCTCACCTCCGACGAGGGCAAGGCCGACCTGAAGGCCCTCGGCGGCCTGTCCAGCGCGACCGCCGGCGTGATCCTGCGCCAGCTCATCGCGTTCGCCGACCAGGGCGCCGACGCGTTCTTCGGCGAGCCGGAGTTCGACACCGCCGACCTGCTGCGCACCGGGCCCGACGGCAAGGGCGTGATCTCCTGCCTGGAGCTGCCGGCGGTCAAGGACAAGCCGCAGCTGTTCTCCACCTTCCTCATGTGGCTGCTCGCCGACCTGTTCGACGACCTGCCCGAGGTCGGCGACCCCGAGAAGCCCAAGCTGGTGTTCTTCTTCGACGAGGCGCACCTGCTGTTCAAGGACGCCTCCAAGCCGTTCCTGGACTCCATCGAGCAGACCGTGCGGCTCATCCGCTCCAAGGGCGTCGGCGTCTTCTTCGTCACCCAGACGCCCAAGGACGTGCCCGAGGGGGTGCTGGCCCAGCTCGGCAACCGGGTGCAGCACGCGCTGCGCGCGTTCACCCCCGACGACGCCAAGGCGCTCAAGGCGACCGTGCGCACCTACCCCACGACGGCGTACGACCTCGAGAAGCTGCTCACCGAGCTCGGCACCGGCGAGGCCGTGGTCACCGTCCTGTCCGAGGAGGGTGCGCCCACCCCGGTCGCGTGGACGCGGATGATCGCGCCGCAGTCGCTCATGGCGCCCTCGCCCGAGGCGACGGTCGACGCGGCGATCGCCGCCTCGCCGCTCGCGCCGAAGTACGCGCAGCCGCTGGACCGTGAGTCGGCGTACGAGAAGCTCGCCGGCAAGCTCGGTGGCGCAGCGGGGCAGGGGGCGCAGGCCGGGCAGCAGGCGGCGCCGGCGGACGGTGCGCCGGCGGGGCAGGGCGCGCCGGCCCCGGCCGGGCAGCCGCCCGCCGAGCCGGCCAAGGCGGACGACCCGGGCCTGGTCGAGCAGGTGGTGAAGTCCAGCGCGTTCCGCTCGGCGCTGCGCTCGGCCGGCACCGTCATCGGCCGCGAGATCACCCGCAGCATCTTCGGCACCGCGAAGCGCCGCCGCTGA
- a CDS encoding LytR C-terminal domain-containing protein — MQGGLRKITPLVGAVLAASLLAGCGGSAEGRQPTPTKTCPAEVPAPTAKIAPSTIYLNVVNASSKGGLAAQTSKLLGWRGFKVLEVSNQSVMDDRPAPKAAEIRYGKSGRQIALTVATQVQNPVLVEDDRTDPTVDLVLGDSFALVPVPPPPPSQVKVNVYNTTYRSGLSGEVSKQLEARGFTVLSNGNDPSKSFLPDDVALIRHGERGEPNARRVALQFKGARLVQDGREGTDVDVALGNKYSQLVPEAQATPPPTPKPSRPPGC; from the coding sequence ATGCAGGGCGGTCTGCGCAAGATCACGCCGCTGGTGGGAGCGGTGCTCGCGGCGTCGTTGCTCGCCGGGTGCGGCGGCAGCGCCGAGGGCCGGCAGCCGACCCCGACCAAGACCTGCCCGGCCGAGGTGCCGGCGCCCACCGCCAAGATCGCGCCGAGCACGATCTATCTCAACGTCGTCAACGCCAGCTCCAAGGGCGGCCTGGCCGCGCAGACCTCGAAGCTCCTCGGCTGGCGCGGCTTCAAGGTGCTCGAGGTCTCCAACCAGTCGGTGATGGACGACCGCCCGGCGCCCAAGGCCGCCGAGATCCGCTACGGCAAGAGCGGCCGGCAGATCGCCCTCACCGTCGCCACCCAGGTGCAGAACCCGGTGCTGGTCGAGGACGACCGCACCGACCCCACGGTCGACCTGGTGCTCGGCGACTCGTTCGCGCTGGTGCCGGTCCCGCCGCCGCCGCCCTCGCAGGTGAAGGTCAACGTCTACAACACGACCTACCGCTCGGGGCTGTCCGGCGAGGTGTCCAAGCAGCTCGAGGCGCGCGGCTTCACGGTGCTGAGCAACGGCAACGACCCGAGCAAGAGCTTCCTGCCCGACGACGTGGCGCTCATCCGGCACGGCGAGCGCGGCGAGCCCAACGCGCGGCGGGTGGCGCTGCAGTTCAAGGGCGCCCGCCTGGTGCAGGACGGCCGCGAGGGCACCGACGTCGACGTCGCCCTCGGCAACAAGTACTCCCAGCTGGTGCCCGAGGCCCAGGCCACCCCGCCGCCGACCCCGAAGCCGAGTCGTCCGCCCGGCTGCTGA
- a CDS encoding DNA polymerase III subunit gamma and tau, with protein MSTALYRRYRPETFQDVIGQEHVTEPLMQALRSGRIGHAYLFSGPRGCGKTTSARILARCLNCAKGPTPTPCGECESCVALARGGSGSVDVIEIDAASHGGVDDARDLRERASYGPAQSRYKIYIIDEAHMVTPQGFNALLKIVEEPPEHVKFVFATTEPEKVIGTIRSRTHHYPFRLLPPGLLGDYLQTLCDAEGVPVEPGVLSFVTRAGGGSARDSLSVLDQLIAGSGEEGLTYAGAAALLGFTDGELLDAIIDAFVAHDAAAVFRQIDKVVESGHDPRRFVEDLLERLRDLIVVSAVADGAAQVLRHVPEDQLERMRQQAAAFGPGTLSRAADIANAGLTEMTGATAPRLQLELIAARILLPAASGEQGYAARLDRLERRLDLGGGEHAGRVGGDHVGRAGGDHAGRVGGEERAVGDHAGRVGGEERAVGDHAGRVGGEERAAVSRPPAPAQTEPGEDVRRESGAQAPSPEPGGWPDDGPVEPASSERPARPDHEAASDRPGEPAQGQGRPASDEQGPSGTSRDASRSPEPSAPTGSGGPGGQGDSGGRDDSASGEPAPAAAPQRTPGSIDTDAIRRAWPDVLDRIFKIKRVTWTLLSQHAQVLDYDGQRLLLGTSTQGLTDAFRRGQHPEVVRQALIEGIGVDCRIEVTVHDGPPPQGRPAPGDGGPAGSSGGFGGGPEQPWGGGDQGGGSPGAGPHGGGGAPGGPDQGGSGPSAGGSAPSGAQGRSGPGGGPAGPNDGPGAGGRGGGPGGAGGGPGGPQPPRQAPAPGGWDADSRDSWSSPSAAPPAWTTDEGDGAGDAPAPGAPGGPEQGRSAGEPSAPAPASPTTGPSMAETARREDVQPAPSPPGASPETTRTRPPQPDDDAGPDGPGPASGAPAPAPDAQPTPGAQPDAASQPSPRRRAEAAAKAQAAAAADPRRPGADDSAATYDDESVEDAGAVGVPVIQSVLGGTVIAEEED; from the coding sequence GTGAGCACCGCCCTCTATCGCCGCTACCGCCCCGAGACGTTCCAGGACGTCATCGGCCAGGAGCACGTCACCGAGCCGCTGATGCAGGCGCTGCGGTCGGGCCGCATCGGCCACGCCTACCTGTTCAGCGGCCCGCGCGGGTGCGGCAAGACGACCAGCGCGCGCATCCTGGCGCGCTGCCTCAACTGCGCGAAGGGGCCGACGCCGACCCCGTGCGGCGAGTGCGAGTCGTGCGTGGCGCTGGCGCGCGGCGGGTCGGGGTCGGTCGACGTCATCGAGATCGACGCGGCCAGCCACGGCGGTGTCGACGACGCGCGTGACCTGCGCGAGCGGGCGTCCTACGGCCCGGCGCAGAGCCGCTACAAGATCTACATCATCGACGAGGCCCACATGGTCACGCCGCAGGGCTTCAACGCCCTGCTCAAGATCGTCGAGGAGCCGCCCGAGCACGTGAAGTTCGTCTTCGCGACGACCGAGCCCGAGAAGGTCATCGGCACGATCCGCTCGCGCACCCACCACTACCCGTTCCGGCTGCTGCCGCCCGGTCTGCTCGGCGACTACCTGCAGACCCTCTGCGACGCGGAGGGCGTGCCGGTCGAGCCGGGCGTGCTGTCGTTCGTCACGCGCGCCGGCGGCGGCTCCGCGCGTGACTCGCTGTCGGTGCTCGACCAGCTCATCGCCGGGTCGGGCGAGGAGGGGCTGACGTACGCCGGCGCGGCCGCGCTGCTCGGCTTCACCGACGGTGAGCTGCTCGACGCGATCATCGACGCCTTCGTCGCCCACGACGCCGCGGCGGTGTTCCGGCAGATCGACAAGGTCGTCGAGTCGGGTCACGACCCGCGCCGGTTCGTCGAGGACCTGCTGGAGCGGCTGCGCGACCTGATCGTCGTCTCGGCGGTGGCCGACGGCGCGGCCCAGGTGCTGCGGCACGTGCCCGAGGACCAGCTGGAGCGCATGCGGCAGCAGGCCGCGGCGTTCGGCCCCGGCACGCTGTCCCGCGCGGCCGACATCGCCAACGCCGGCCTCACCGAGATGACCGGCGCGACCGCGCCCCGCCTGCAGCTGGAGCTCATCGCGGCCCGCATCCTGCTCCCCGCCGCCTCCGGCGAGCAGGGGTACGCCGCCCGCCTCGACCGGCTCGAGCGCCGCCTGGACCTGGGTGGTGGCGAGCATGCTGGTCGGGTTGGCGGCGATCACGTTGGTCGAGCCGGCGGGGATCACGCTGGTCGAGTAGGCGGCGAGGAACGAGCCGTTGGCGATCACGCTGGTCGAGTAGGCGGCGAGGAACGAGCCGTTGGCGATCACGCTGGTCGAGTAGGCGGCGAGGAACGAGCCGCCGTATCGAGACCACCGGCGCCGGCACAGACCGAGCCCGGCGAGGACGTACGTCGGGAGTCGGGTGCGCAGGCACCCTCGCCCGAGCCGGGTGGCTGGCCGGACGACGGGCCGGTCGAGCCCGCCTCGTCCGAGCGACCCGCACGGCCGGATCACGAGGCGGCCTCAGACCGTCCGGGCGAGCCGGCTCAGGGGCAGGGGCGCCCCGCCTCCGACGAGCAGGGGCCGAGCGGGACCTCCCGCGACGCCTCCCGGTCGCCGGAGCCGAGCGCACCGACCGGGTCGGGCGGCCCGGGCGGTCAGGGCGACTCGGGTGGCCGGGACGACTCGGCCTCGGGAGAGCCGGCCCCGGCCGCCGCGCCGCAGCGGACCCCGGGCTCGATCGACACCGACGCGATCCGCCGCGCCTGGCCCGACGTGCTCGACCGGATCTTCAAGATCAAGCGGGTCACCTGGACGCTGCTGAGCCAGCACGCCCAGGTGCTCGACTACGACGGCCAGCGGCTGCTGCTCGGCACCAGCACCCAGGGCCTCACCGACGCCTTCCGGCGCGGGCAGCACCCGGAGGTGGTGCGGCAGGCGCTGATCGAGGGCATCGGGGTCGACTGCCGCATCGAGGTGACCGTGCACGACGGTCCGCCGCCGCAGGGGCGCCCGGCCCCGGGTGACGGCGGACCGGCCGGCTCCAGCGGCGGCTTCGGTGGCGGCCCCGAGCAGCCGTGGGGCGGTGGCGACCAGGGTGGTGGCAGCCCGGGCGCCGGGCCGCACGGTGGCGGCGGCGCCCCAGGCGGTCCCGACCAGGGCGGCAGCGGACCGTCGGCCGGCGGCTCCGCGCCCTCCGGGGCGCAGGGTCGCTCCGGCCCGGGCGGTGGTCCGGCCGGCCCGAACGATGGTCCCGGCGCTGGCGGCCGGGGCGGCGGTCCCGGTGGGGCCGGCGGTGGCCCGGGTGGTCCGCAGCCGCCGCGCCAGGCGCCCGCCCCCGGTGGTTGGGACGCCGACTCCCGCGACAGCTGGAGCTCTCCGTCAGCCGCGCCGCCCGCGTGGACGACCGACGAGGGCGACGGCGCAGGCGACGCCCCGGCACCCGGTGCACCGGGCGGCCCCGAGCAGGGCCGCTCCGCCGGCGAGCCGTCGGCTCCTGCACCGGCATCGCCGACCACCGGCCCGTCGATGGCCGAGACGGCGCGTCGGGAGGACGTGCAGCCTGCGCCCTCGCCGCCGGGAGCCTCGCCCGAGACGACCCGCACCCGGCCCCCGCAGCCCGACGACGACGCGGGGCCCGACGGCCCCGGCCCGGCGTCCGGCGCCCCGGCACCCGCGCCGGATGCACAGCCCACGCCAGGTGCTCAGCCCGACGCCGCCTCGCAGCCCTCGCCGCGCCGCCGGGCCGAGGCGGCCGCCAAGGCCCAGGCCGCCGCGGCGGCCGACCCGCGCCGGCCCGGCGCCGACGACAGCGCCGCCACCTACGACGACGAGAGCGTCGAGGACGCGGGTGCGGTGGGCGTACCCGTCATCCAGAGCGTCCTCGGCGGAACGGTCATTGCCGAGGAAGAGGACTGA
- a CDS encoding lysophospholipid acyltransferase family protein, with product MLYLTSRKVLAPSLRAVWRPTVEGTRNVPRTGGVILASNHLSFVDSIVIPACAPRQVFFLAKADYFTGTGLKGAAMRAWMTSMGMIPVERDDTRAAQRSLEIALEVLSEGKAFGIYPEGTRSRDGRLYRGRTGVAYLALEAGVPVVPVGLQGTQDIQPVGSNRFQRAHATVRFGEPMHFTEAYAGVPAGRARREVTDQVMAAIHELTGQPLADGYNEHPPAQ from the coding sequence GTGCTCTACCTGACCTCCCGCAAGGTGCTCGCCCCGTCCTTGCGCGCGGTCTGGCGGCCCACCGTCGAGGGCACCCGCAACGTGCCGCGCACCGGCGGTGTGATCCTCGCGAGCAACCACCTGTCGTTCGTCGACAGCATCGTCATCCCCGCGTGCGCGCCGCGGCAGGTGTTCTTCCTGGCCAAGGCCGACTACTTCACCGGCACCGGGCTCAAGGGCGCCGCGATGCGTGCCTGGATGACCTCGATGGGCATGATCCCCGTCGAGCGCGACGACACCCGCGCCGCGCAGCGCTCGCTCGAGATCGCCCTGGAGGTGCTCAGCGAGGGCAAGGCGTTCGGCATCTACCCCGAGGGCACCCGCTCGCGCGACGGTCGGCTCTACCGCGGCCGCACGGGCGTCGCCTACCTCGCGCTCGAGGCCGGCGTGCCGGTGGTCCCCGTCGGGCTGCAGGGCACCCAGGACATCCAGCCGGTCGGCTCCAACCGCTTCCAGCGCGCCCACGCCACGGTCCGGTTCGGCGAACCGATGCACTTCACCGAGGCGTACGCCGGCGTCCCCGCCGGGCGGGCCCGGCGCGAGGTCACCGACCAGGTCATGGCGGCCATCCACGAGCTGACCGGGCAGCCGCTCGCCGACGGCTACAACGAGCACCCTCCCGCGCAGTGA
- the recR gene encoding recombination mediator RecR — MYEGVVQDLIDELTRLPGIGPRGAQRIAFHLLQADRDDVQRLTEVLTVVREKVRFCELCFNVAEGERCRICLDPQRGDTQLCVVEDPKDVNAIERTHEFKGRYHVLGGAISPIDGVGPDDLRITELVSRLSDGRITELIIATNPNLTGEATASYLNRLVGPMGLTVSRLASGLPVGGDLEYADEVTLGRAFEGRRMMHA, encoded by the coding sequence GTGTACGAAGGCGTGGTCCAGGACCTCATCGACGAGCTGACCCGGCTGCCCGGCATCGGGCCGCGCGGTGCCCAGCGCATCGCCTTCCACCTGCTGCAGGCCGACCGCGACGACGTGCAGCGGCTCACCGAGGTGCTCACCGTCGTGCGCGAGAAGGTGCGCTTCTGCGAGCTGTGCTTCAACGTGGCCGAGGGCGAGCGCTGCCGCATCTGCCTCGACCCGCAGCGGGGCGACACCCAGCTGTGCGTGGTCGAGGACCCCAAGGACGTCAACGCGATCGAGCGCACCCACGAGTTCAAGGGCCGCTACCACGTGCTCGGCGGCGCGATCAGCCCGATCGACGGCGTGGGCCCCGACGACCTGCGCATCACCGAGCTGGTGTCGCGGCTGTCCGACGGGCGCATCACCGAGCTGATCATCGCGACCAACCCGAACCTGACGGGAGAGGCGACGGCGTCGTACCTCAACCGCCTGGTCGGGCCGATGGGGCTCACCGTGAGCCGGCTCGCCTCGGGCCTGCCGGTGGGCGGTGACCTGGAGTACGCCGACGAGGTGACCCTCGGGCGGGCGTTCGAAGGAAGGCGGATGATGCATGCCTGA
- a CDS encoding DUF5063 domain-containing protein: MPEQQPDDLGALAAETAADVRSFTAAVRELAAGAAPDTAIPLLLLLVAQLQVTGARLGAIQDVVPDERFEPDPGPESDQDALRVSLANLLEGIDDYSDVVDPLTSLELSRAALSDDLATIVASLEHGLAHHDRGRPVEAMWWWQFGYLSDWGTRSSAALRVLQTILGHLRLDADEDTVAEAEFDALHP; the protein is encoded by the coding sequence ATGCCTGAGCAGCAGCCCGACGACCTCGGGGCGCTGGCCGCCGAGACCGCGGCCGACGTGCGCAGCTTCACCGCCGCGGTGCGTGAGCTCGCCGCGGGTGCAGCCCCCGACACGGCGATCCCGCTGCTCCTGCTGCTGGTCGCCCAGCTGCAGGTGACCGGCGCGCGGCTCGGCGCGATCCAGGACGTCGTGCCCGACGAGCGCTTCGAGCCCGACCCCGGCCCGGAGTCCGACCAGGACGCGCTGCGGGTGTCGCTGGCCAACCTGCTCGAGGGCATCGACGACTACTCCGACGTCGTCGACCCGCTCACCTCGCTGGAGCTGTCGCGCGCGGCGCTGTCCGACGACCTCGCCACGATCGTCGCGAGCCTCGAGCACGGCCTCGCCCACCACGACCGCGGCCGCCCGGTCGAGGCGATGTGGTGGTGGCAGTTCGGCTACCTGTCCGACTGGGGCACCCGGTCCTCGGCCGCGCTGCGCGTGCTGCAGACGATCCTCGGCCACCTGCGCCTCGACGCCGACGAGGACACCGTCGCCGAGGCGGAGTTCGACGCCCTGCACCCCTGA
- a CDS encoding LLM class flavin-dependent oxidoreductase, protein MKFSYVMLPDYPLTDSLASIKLADELGFHAVYAADETWHKDLWLLFAAAAAQTENIRMGPSVSSVVLREPSLIAQATATLDELTGGRAEVVLSSGNFGLLAQYGMDWSKQKPLTRVKEAVHVIRTLLDEGAITYDGEFYDYEGLFTFARPVAERVPVKMGAMRGPKSFEAAAEFSDGCHHALSYTKEAYDYMVEHMTIGAERAGKNVQDLDIGAWVVFATGDDSAIAKDAARSMVGLYASSMPDEQLQRNGIDPAAMKPIVERLGAGDLAGSIDATTPEIGETLSVAGSPKECVEKLKVIESAGVNHAILAVTDATLVKTFMGRDIDGVADVDTQLRMVAEQIMPEFA, encoded by the coding sequence ATGAAGTTCAGCTACGTGATGCTGCCCGACTACCCGCTCACCGACTCCCTCGCCTCGATCAAGCTCGCCGACGAGCTCGGCTTCCACGCCGTCTACGCCGCCGACGAGACCTGGCACAAGGACCTGTGGCTGCTGTTCGCGGCGGCCGCGGCGCAGACCGAGAACATCCGCATGGGGCCGTCGGTGTCGTCGGTGGTGCTGCGCGAGCCGAGCCTCATCGCGCAGGCCACCGCCACGCTCGACGAGCTCACCGGCGGGCGCGCCGAGGTCGTGCTGTCCTCGGGCAACTTCGGCCTGCTCGCGCAGTACGGCATGGACTGGTCCAAGCAGAAGCCGCTGACCCGGGTGAAGGAGGCCGTGCACGTGATCCGGACGCTCCTCGACGAGGGCGCGATCACGTACGACGGGGAGTTCTACGACTACGAGGGGCTGTTCACCTTCGCCCGGCCGGTGGCCGAGCGGGTGCCGGTGAAGATGGGCGCGATGCGCGGGCCGAAGTCGTTCGAGGCCGCCGCCGAGTTCTCCGACGGCTGCCACCACGCGCTGTCCTACACCAAGGAGGCCTACGACTACATGGTCGAGCACATGACCATCGGGGCCGAGCGGGCCGGCAAGAACGTGCAGGACCTCGACATCGGCGCGTGGGTGGTGTTCGCGACCGGCGACGACTCCGCGATCGCCAAGGACGCCGCGCGCTCGATGGTCGGGCTCTACGCCTCCTCGATGCCCGACGAGCAGCTGCAGCGCAACGGCATCGACCCGGCCGCGATGAAGCCGATCGTCGAGCGCCTCGGCGCCGGCGACCTGGCCGGCTCGATCGACGCGACAACCCCCGAGATCGGCGAGACCCTGTCGGTCGCCGGCAGCCCGAAGGAGTGCGTCGAGAAGCTGAAGGTCATCGAGTCGGCGGGCGTGAACCACGCGATCCTGGCCGTCACCGACGCCACCCTGGTGAAGACCTTCATGGGCCGCGACATCGACGGCGTCGCCGACGTCGACACGCAGCTGCGGATGGTGGCCGAGCAGATCATGCCGGAGTTCGCCTGA